Proteins encoded together in one Ruminococcaceae bacterium KH2T8 window:
- a CDS encoding Adenylosuccinate synthetase: MVKAIVGANWGDEGKGKITDLLANESDIVIRFQGGANAGHTIINEHGRFALHLMPSGVCHENIVNIIGNGVALDIKKFIKEYNEIKERGLNPKILVSDRAQIIMPYHVLFDQLEEERLGGKAFGSTKSGIAPFYSDKYAKIGFQVCELFEKEALKEKIERVLEIKNALIVHLYHKEALDAEALYNELCEYAEIIKPFVADTQTFLHDAIKSGKKILLEGQLGSMKDPDHGIYPMVTSSSTLAGYGAVGAGIPPYEIKDIVTVVKAYSSAVGAGAFVSEILDEEKAKELRDRGGDKGEYGATTGRPRRVGWFDAVATRYGCQVQGATEVALTNIDCLGYLDEIPVCIGYEIDGVVTKDFPNPTKLDRSKPVWVTVPGWKCDIRGITDFDKLPKEAQDYVLFIEKEIGVHISIVSTGPKREEIIHR, encoded by the coding sequence ATGGTCAAGGCAATTGTAGGTGCAAACTGGGGCGATGAAGGAAAAGGTAAGATCACCGATCTTCTCGCTAACGAATCAGATATCGTTATCCGCTTTCAAGGCGGTGCTAACGCAGGACACACGATCATCAACGAGCATGGAAGATTTGCTCTTCACCTCATGCCGTCCGGTGTCTGCCACGAGAATATCGTAAACATCATCGGTAACGGTGTTGCTCTCGATATAAAGAAATTCATTAAGGAATATAACGAGATCAAGGAGAGAGGCTTGAACCCCAAGATCCTCGTATCCGACAGAGCTCAGATCATAATGCCTTATCACGTTCTCTTCGATCAGCTCGAGGAGGAAAGACTCGGAGGAAAGGCTTTCGGATCCACAAAGTCCGGTATCGCTCCTTTCTATTCCGATAAGTACGCTAAGATCGGCTTCCAGGTCTGTGAGCTCTTTGAGAAGGAAGCTCTCAAGGAAAAGATCGAAAGAGTACTTGAGATCAAGAATGCTCTTATCGTTCACCTTTACCATAAGGAAGCACTTGATGCAGAAGCTCTCTACAATGAGCTTTGCGAGTATGCCGAGATCATCAAGCCTTTCGTAGCTGATACTCAGACATTCCTCCACGACGCTATCAAGTCCGGCAAGAAGATCCTCCTCGAGGGTCAGCTCGGTTCAATGAAGGATCCCGATCACGGTATCTATCCCATGGTCACATCTTCCTCTACTCTCGCAGGATACGGTGCAGTAGGCGCAGGTATCCCTCCTTACGAGATCAAGGATATAGTTACGGTAGTTAAGGCTTACTCTTCTGCAGTAGGTGCAGGTGCTTTCGTAAGTGAGATCCTCGACGAGGAGAAGGCAAAGGAGCTTCGTGACAGAGGCGGAGACAAGGGTGAGTACGGTGCTACGACAGGCCGTCCGAGAAGAGTCGGCTGGTTCGATGCAGTAGCTACTAGATACGGATGTCAGGTACAGGGTGCTACAGAGGTTGCTCTTACGAATATCGACTGCCTCGGTTACCTCGATGAGATCCCCGTATGTATCGGTTACGAGATCGACGGCGTAGTTACAAAGGATTTCCCTAATCCCACAAAGCTCGACAGATCAAAGCCCGTATGGGTAACGGTTCCCGGATGGAAGTGCGATATCAGAGGTATCACAGATTTCGATAAGCTTCCCAAGGAGGCTCAGGACTATGTACTCTTCATCGAGAAGGAGATCGGCGTACACATCTCTATCGTGTCCACAGGTCCCAAGAGAGAAGAGATCATTCACAGATAA
- a CDS encoding UDP-N-acetylmuramyl tripeptide synthase, with translation MIRDNIASAAAVITRKTLRLMGKGATTLPGKIALKISPSIIASKAKGKNIITITGTNGKTTTSHMISDMLVNEGYSVINNISGANLASGIATTLICGKDEINRPEGESKGIVYVLETDEAAFAKTAKDISPKVSVVTNLFRDQLDRYGELTHTRDCIADGLDKTDAILVINSDDSLVASLGKGREKRSVFFGMDKDSMLMNNTKYPPKKSILPASPDAVYCPECHVRYDYKARSFGHLGDFVCPSCGAVSPKCRFSVVYDLKDNPSKEDYPFSLKDSLTGTTEDMKLKIPGSHNLYNTCAAVSAVTVLTERIEGKSEGSAELFKAAVKAEENVKAAFGRMEKIKVGDKNLCILLVKNPVGLDRSLSFVCESEDKAALMLLLNSNIADGKDVSWIWDVDFESKAEDLPEDIYVSGQRYGDMLLRVEYAGRKVKDSGDMSRVMEMLRKALDECPAGKCVYVLPNYTSMLDLRGRLVRELGIKDFWK, from the coding sequence ATGATCAGGGATAATATTGCTTCCGCGGCAGCGGTCATCACAAGAAAGACATTAAGACTTATGGGGAAGGGCGCAACGACGCTCCCCGGTAAGATCGCGCTGAAGATATCTCCTTCTATTATCGCTTCTAAGGCAAAGGGAAAGAATATCATTACCATCACGGGTACGAACGGTAAGACTACGACGTCTCACATGATCTCGGATATGCTCGTGAACGAAGGATACAGCGTAATAAACAACATCTCGGGAGCCAATCTGGCTTCGGGTATCGCTACTACACTTATCTGCGGAAAGGATGAGATAAACCGTCCCGAAGGTGAGAGCAAGGGTATCGTATATGTTCTTGAGACGGACGAGGCGGCTTTCGCTAAGACGGCCAAGGACATATCTCCGAAGGTATCGGTAGTTACCAACCTTTTCAGAGATCAGCTCGACAGATACGGTGAGCTCACTCATACCAGAGACTGTATCGCTGACGGACTTGATAAGACTGATGCGATCCTCGTAATAAACAGTGACGATTCACTCGTGGCATCCCTCGGTAAGGGCAGGGAAAAGAGGAGCGTATTCTTCGGTATGGATAAGGATTCCATGCTCATGAACAATACGAAATATCCGCCCAAGAAGAGCATACTTCCGGCATCTCCCGATGCAGTATACTGTCCCGAATGTCATGTCAGATATGACTACAAAGCCAGAAGTTTCGGGCATCTCGGTGACTTTGTATGCCCTTCGTGCGGCGCGGTATCTCCGAAATGCAGGTTTTCTGTGGTCTATGACCTCAAGGACAACCCTTCTAAGGAGGATTATCCTTTCTCTCTTAAGGATTCGCTGACGGGAACAACTGAGGACATGAAGCTCAAGATCCCCGGAAGCCATAACCTCTACAATACATGTGCCGCAGTATCCGCAGTGACGGTACTGACCGAGAGAATCGAGGGAAAAAGCGAAGGTTCGGCAGAGCTCTTTAAGGCTGCGGTAAAGGCTGAAGAGAACGTAAAGGCCGCTTTCGGACGTATGGAAAAGATAAAGGTTGGAGATAAGAATCTCTGTATCCTTCTCGTTAAGAACCCCGTAGGACTCGACAGATCGCTGTCTTTCGTATGCGAGAGCGAGGATAAGGCGGCCTTGATGCTGCTTCTTAACAGCAATATCGCCGATGGTAAGGATGTCTCCTGGATCTGGGATGTCGACTTTGAGAGCAAGGCCGAAGACCTTCCCGAAGATATATATGTGTCGGGTCAAAGATACGGAGATATGCTGCTTCGCGTGGAATATGCGGGCAGAAAGGTCAAGGACAGCGGTGACATGAGCCGCGTCATGGAGATGCTCAGGAAAGCATTGGACGAGTGCCCTGCCGGTAAGTGTGTCTATGTGCTTCCCAACTACACATCGATGCTTGACCTGCGCGGAAGACTCGTAAGAGAACTCGGAATAAAGGACTTCTGGAAATAA
- a CDS encoding LPXTG-site transpeptidase (sortase) family protein — translation MRDSIHKQKLKKKRRRINNVLLIVSIVLCIAGIALLLVDPIKNKMRKKAVNEGLSAIESQINSTDPNVEMTFVVPVNGNEIEGEGYDYFGDDIEGTVNIEDELSASDGYATLNGIGIIDIESIECRIPVWDEATVLSLRYGAGHYPDSVMPGENGNCSILAHHMRETGSMFNRLDEVQYGDLVRLEMVDGNVYTYEVDTIEIISAEELDARIAGSYYSDARITLVTCTYTANGKMRLIVSGSLVDDQG, via the coding sequence ATGCGTGATTCTATACATAAGCAGAAATTAAAGAAAAAGAGGAGGAGGATCAATAATGTCCTCCTTATAGTTTCTATTGTCCTCTGCATTGCGGGTATCGCTCTCCTGCTTGTGGATCCGATCAAGAACAAGATGAGGAAAAAAGCCGTAAATGAAGGTCTTTCGGCTATTGAGTCCCAGATAAACTCCACGGATCCGAACGTCGAGATGACTTTCGTAGTCCCCGTTAACGGCAACGAAATAGAGGGCGAAGGCTACGATTATTTCGGAGACGATATAGAAGGTACGGTAAATATCGAGGACGAGCTTTCCGCTTCGGACGGATATGCGACTTTGAACGGTATCGGCATTATAGATATCGAGTCCATAGAGTGCAGGATCCCCGTCTGGGACGAGGCTACGGTCCTTTCATTAAGATACGGAGCAGGTCATTATCCTGATTCCGTTATGCCCGGAGAGAACGGCAACTGCTCTATCCTCGCACATCATATGCGTGAGACGGGCAGCATGTTCAACAGGCTTGATGAAGTTCAATACGGTGATCTGGTAAGACTTGAGATGGTTGACGGTAATGTCTATACATATGAAGTCGATACGATCGAGATCATCTCCGCTGAGGAGCTCGATGCCAGGATCGCGGGAAGTTACTATAGTGACGCAAGAATCACTCTCGTAACATGTACATATACTGCTAACGGAAAGATGAGACTCATCGTCTCAGGTTCTCTGGTAGATGATCAGGGATAA
- a CDS encoding chromosomal replication initiator protein DnaA — translation MAGDLWSDALKILSLDSRIDKLFYDRILSKMKQVNYDDNNNILILSCRDDYSMSLVKGKDLGSYIENAVNMVSDDRISVKYIIEGDENAAIASAVGERAAARRTFEENTGNNTALTSEYTFENFIVGDCNRFAHASAVSVANNPGSRQRNPLYLWGNSGLGKTHLMKAIGYSIIQNHTGKNVLYTTCEEFTNAYVACMNNKKFDSFRNKYRNVDVLLIDDIQFLIGKEGTQLEFFNTFEALITAGKQIVITSDKAPKNLTELDSRLTSRFQNGMTMDIQPPDFETRKAIILNKLEHDNIDISDEIVNYICENVTKNVRELNGAYNIVSAYYALENGNLTLESVQSRLASIISPNKKKMLTTDIVIDAVSKYYDITPDKMISKLRNAEVVNARSVAMYICRDLLEMQYEKIGNSFGGRKHTTVMNACSNVESDENLMQDVVNIKNRITDL, via the coding sequence GTGGCCGGTGATCTGTGGTCAGACGCTTTAAAGATTCTTTCTCTCGATTCCAGAATAGATAAGCTTTTCTATGACAGAATCCTGAGCAAGATGAAGCAAGTCAATTACGACGACAATAATAACATACTTATCCTCTCATGCAGAGACGACTATTCTATGTCTCTCGTTAAGGGTAAGGATCTCGGAAGCTACATCGAAAATGCCGTCAACATGGTGTCTGACGACAGGATCTCCGTAAAATATATAATCGAAGGCGACGAGAATGCCGCCATAGCTTCTGCTGTCGGTGAAAGAGCCGCTGCCAGAAGGACTTTCGAAGAAAATACCGGTAATAATACGGCTCTTACTTCAGAGTATACTTTCGAGAACTTCATAGTTGGTGACTGTAACCGTTTTGCACATGCATCCGCGGTATCCGTTGCCAATAATCCCGGCAGCCGTCAGAGAAATCCCCTTTATCTTTGGGGTAATTCGGGTCTCGGTAAGACTCACCTCATGAAGGCTATCGGCTACAGCATCATTCAGAACCACACCGGAAAGAACGTCCTTTATACTACTTGCGAAGAGTTCACGAATGCTTATGTCGCATGCATGAACAACAAAAAGTTCGATTCTTTCAGAAATAAATACAGAAACGTAGATGTCCTTCTTATCGACGATATCCAGTTCCTTATCGGTAAGGAAGGTACTCAGCTCGAGTTCTTCAATACTTTTGAGGCTCTGATCACTGCGGGAAAGCAGATCGTCATAACGAGTGATAAAGCTCCCAAAAACCTTACGGAGCTTGATTCCAGGCTTACATCGAGATTTCAGAACGGAATGACGATGGATATCCAGCCTCCGGATTTTGAGACACGTAAGGCCATCATATTAAATAAGCTCGAACACGATAATATCGATATCTCAGACGAGATCGTCAACTATATCTGCGAGAATGTCACAAAGAACGTTCGAGAGCTCAACGGTGCCTATAACATCGTATCCGCTTACTACGCTCTCGAGAACGGCAACCTTACTCTGGAGTCCGTTCAGTCTCGTCTGGCATCCATAATCTCTCCTAATAAGAAGAAGATGCTTACAACAGATATCGTTATCGATGCAGTATCGAAATACTATGACATCACGCCTGACAAGATGATCTCTAAGCTTCGAAATGCAGAGGTCGTAAATGCCAGGAGCGTTGCTATGTATATCTGCAGAGACCTTCTCGAGATGCAGTACGAGAAGATCGGCAACAGTTTCGGCGGCAGAAAACACACTACCGTAATGAACGCATGCAGCAATGTCGAGTCCGACGAGAATCTCATGCAGGATGTAGTGAATATCAAGAACAGGATAACCGACTTATAA